One part of the Syntrophomonadaceae bacterium genome encodes these proteins:
- the gmk gene encoding guanylate kinase, with protein MIPTKTDQIPGLLVVVSGPSGTGKGTLCNALRREWPHLGYSVSATTRQPRPGEIDGVNYFFYTPAQFAKMIQQNQFVEWAYVYGNYYGTPRAFVEEKLAAGEDVLLEIDIQGALQVKRQYDKGIFIFVAPPSMEELRRRITMRGTESPEVISQRLEATTTEVAYAPQYDYIVINQDVGTAVEEIKAIIIAEKCRPFRRPIRL; from the coding sequence ATGATACCGACTAAAACTGACCAGATTCCCGGTTTGCTGGTGGTTGTTTCCGGTCCGTCAGGAACTGGAAAGGGAACATTGTGCAATGCGTTGCGGAGGGAATGGCCGCACCTGGGGTATTCTGTATCTGCAACTACTCGCCAGCCACGTCCCGGTGAAATAGATGGAGTAAATTATTTTTTTTATACCCCGGCCCAGTTTGCAAAAATGATACAACAAAACCAGTTTGTGGAATGGGCTTATGTGTACGGCAACTATTACGGCACCCCCCGGGCATTTGTTGAGGAGAAACTGGCGGCCGGGGAGGACGTGCTGCTGGAAATTGATATCCAGGGCGCTCTGCAGGTAAAAAGGCAGTACGACAAAGGGATTTTTATTTTTGTTGCGCCGCCTTCAATGGAGGAGTTGCGAAGAAGGATTACCATGCGTGGCACAGAGTCGCCTGAAGTTATTAGCCAGCGGTTAGAAGCTACTACAACAGAAGTAGCTTATGCTCCCCAGTATGATTATATTGTAATAAATCAGGATGTGGGAACAGCCGTTGAAGAGATCAAGGCTATAATAATTGCCGAAAAATGTCGTCCGTTTCGCCGCCCGATCAGGCTCTAA
- a CDS encoding diaminopimelate epimerase — protein MKFSKMHGLGNDFVIVNALAEKKLGNLEELAKRVCHRNFGIGADGLILVLPSEEADIRMRIFNSDGSEPEMCGNGIRCFARYIYQESIVPKEVIRVETLAGIIVPRLITEGSLISGIQVDMGPPVLDPDQIPVRGYASAPVVDVPLEVDGQTLSITAVSMGNPHCVVFVPDLDAVFFDTLGPKLETHPAFPRKTNVEFVQVINNEKVKVRVWERGAGPTLACGTGACAVAVAGSLSGRTSRKVTVCLPGGDLDILWDQHDNRVYMTGPAVEVFRGEFFI, from the coding sequence TTGAAGTTCAGCAAAATGCATGGATTGGGCAATGATTTTGTCATTGTTAATGCCCTGGCGGAAAAAAAATTGGGCAATTTGGAAGAACTGGCCAAACGGGTTTGCCATCGGAATTTTGGTATCGGGGCCGATGGATTGATTCTTGTCTTGCCCTCTGAAGAGGCAGATATCCGGATGCGGATTTTCAATTCCGACGGCAGTGAACCTGAAATGTGCGGGAATGGAATCCGCTGCTTTGCCCGGTATATTTACCAGGAGAGCATTGTTCCCAAGGAAGTTATCCGTGTTGAGACCCTAGCCGGGATTATCGTGCCCAGGCTGATCACGGAAGGTTCTTTAATTTCAGGTATTCAGGTGGATATGGGGCCGCCGGTTCTGGATCCGGATCAGATCCCCGTCCGCGGTTATGCCTCCGCCCCTGTGGTAGACGTACCGCTGGAAGTTGACGGGCAAACCTTGTCTATTACGGCAGTTTCCATGGGCAATCCTCACTGCGTTGTCTTTGTTCCTGATCTGGACGCCGTTTTCTTCGACACCCTTGGCCCCAAATTGGAGACGCATCCAGCTTTCCCCCGCAAGACCAACGTGGAATTTGTCCAGGTGATCAACAACGAAAAAGTGAAAGTCCGGGTGTGGGAAAGGGGGGCCGGACCAACCTTAGCCTGTGGAACCGGCGCATGTGCAGTAGCAGTTGCCGGGTCTCTTTCAGGGAGAACTTCCCGAAAGGTTACAGTATGTTTGCCAGGCGGTGATCTGGATATCCTCTGGGATCAACATGACAATAGGGTTTATATGACGGGTCCGGCAGTAGAGGTTTTTCGCGGGGAGTTTTTTATCTAA
- a CDS encoding YicC family protein, giving the protein MTGFGRGEVSGENLSVRVEIKSVNHRFIDISVRMPKKYMALEERIKKLLRSSVSRGYLEVYCNIEDGTAKKRSIKVDKDLAVAYHQSLRELGQTLDLRADFGLLDIAQLPGVLASEEPEADLEDLWLSLEQALTMAVTGLVRMRLAEAVSLAADLLCRVNNIRKMLVVISERSPLVLGECQERLSQRAKEWRQDLGIEVDPARLAAEVVLFADKSNITEELVRLESHLLQFERSIQFSDPVGRKLDFLIQEMHREINTIGSKASDLVIGQEVVAIKSEIEKLREQVQNIE; this is encoded by the coding sequence ATGACTGGCTTTGGCCGGGGGGAGGTATCTGGTGAAAACCTGAGCGTTAGGGTGGAAATTAAGTCTGTTAACCATCGATTTATTGATATATCTGTCCGCATGCCAAAAAAATACATGGCTTTGGAGGAAAGGATTAAAAAACTTCTCAGATCTTCTGTCTCTCGGGGTTACCTGGAAGTATACTGCAATATTGAGGATGGGACAGCAAAAAAGCGTAGTATTAAGGTTGACAAAGATCTTGCAGTAGCTTATCATCAATCTTTGAGAGAATTGGGTCAGACTTTAGATTTGCGGGCGGATTTTGGACTGCTGGATATCGCCCAACTGCCGGGAGTCCTCGCAAGTGAGGAACCGGAAGCCGATCTGGAAGACCTCTGGCTTTCTCTTGAACAAGCCTTAACCATGGCAGTAACCGGACTGGTCCGGATGCGGTTGGCTGAAGCTGTGAGCCTTGCAGCAGATTTGCTTTGCCGGGTCAATAACATCCGGAAAATGCTCGTGGTGATCAGTGAACGCAGTCCGCTGGTATTGGGAGAATGCCAGGAAAGACTGAGTCAGAGAGCAAAAGAATGGCGCCAAGACCTGGGCATTGAAGTTGATCCTGCAAGGTTGGCGGCGGAAGTTGTCCTATTTGCTGACAAAAGCAATATCACGGAAGAACTGGTGCGGTTGGAGAGCCATTTGCTTCAATTTGAAAGAAGCATCCAATTTTCTGATCCGGTTGGTCGCAAATTGGATTTTCTGATCCAGGAAATGCACAGGGAGATTAATACCATCGGTTCCAAAGCTAGTGATCTGGTCATCGGTCAAGAAGTGGTTGCGATTAAAAGCGAAATCGAAAAACTCAGGGAACAGGTGCAGAATATTGAATAA
- the coaBC gene encoding bifunctional phosphopantothenoylcysteine decarboxylase/phosphopantothenate--cysteine ligase CoaBC, with the protein MLLGKRILVGITGGIAAYKAAEIVSWLVREGCIVQPVMTESAKHFIAPLTLSTLAGRPVLSDMFAERNPGVQHIDLAQNTDLCLIAPATANIIAKMALGIADDLLSTVLLAVGAPVVIAPAMNVNMYRHPAVQKNLELLIKRGVKIVEPDAGRLACGVEGKGRLAETERIIREIKSSLLPVMDLNTKTVLVTAGGTREAIDPVRFIGNRSSGKMGHAIAMAARNRGARVILVNGCSHEPPPGGVEVIQVESAQEMYDAMLRVFEQADIVIKAAAVADYCITNPSEQKIKKSGANLVLELKPTIDILGSIGKLKKPHQKIIGFAAETEDLINNALHKLRKKNLDLIVANDVTLHGAGFESETNIAILLTKDGRQISLPIMTKLELAHIILNHVGDFDAKD; encoded by the coding sequence TTGTTGTTGGGCAAAAGAATATTGGTTGGCATCACAGGCGGGATTGCCGCGTATAAAGCTGCAGAAATTGTGAGCTGGTTAGTCAGGGAAGGTTGTATTGTTCAGCCTGTGATGACTGAATCGGCCAAGCATTTTATTGCCCCTCTGACATTATCCACCCTTGCTGGCCGACCTGTTTTAAGCGACATGTTTGCTGAAAGAAATCCTGGGGTCCAACATATTGACTTGGCTCAAAATACTGACCTTTGTCTGATAGCACCAGCTACTGCCAACATTATCGCAAAGATGGCTTTGGGTATTGCCGATGACCTTTTAAGCACTGTATTGCTGGCTGTGGGGGCACCTGTAGTGATTGCGCCAGCAATGAACGTAAATATGTACCGGCATCCGGCGGTGCAGAAAAACCTTGAGCTCTTGATTAAACGGGGGGTAAAGATAGTAGAACCGGATGCAGGCAGACTGGCCTGCGGTGTTGAGGGGAAAGGCCGATTGGCAGAGACTGAACGAATAATCAGGGAAATAAAGTCCTCTTTATTACCTGTGATGGATTTAAATACGAAGACTGTCCTGGTGACAGCAGGTGGAACCAGAGAGGCCATCGACCCTGTGCGTTTTATCGGCAACCGGAGTTCTGGCAAAATGGGACATGCTATTGCAATGGCTGCCAGGAACAGGGGCGCCAGGGTGATTTTAGTTAACGGTTGCAGCCATGAGCCACCCCCGGGCGGAGTGGAAGTCATCCAAGTAGAAAGCGCCCAGGAGATGTATGACGCTATGCTCAGGGTTTTTGAACAGGCCGATATAGTTATTAAGGCGGCGGCCGTGGCTGACTACTGTATAACTAATCCCAGTGAACAAAAAATAAAAAAATCTGGTGCTAACCTGGTTTTGGAATTGAAGCCTACAATTGATATCTTAGGGTCAATCGGGAAGCTAAAGAAACCCCATCAAAAAATTATTGGCTTTGCCGCCGAAACAGAAGACCTGATAAATAACGCTCTGCATAAACTGCGGAAAAAGAACCTCGATTTAATAGTTGCGAATGATGTTACCCTACACGGGGCAGGATTCGAATCAGAAACCAATATCGCCATTTTATTAACTAAAGACGGCAGGCAAATCTCTTTGCCGATAATGACCAAACTTGAGTTAGCGCATATAATTTTAAATCATGTTGGGGATTTTGATGCCAAAGACTGA
- the metK gene encoding methionine adenosyltransferase: protein MTKKLLTSESVTEGHPDKMADQISDGVLDAILLKDPLARVACETTITTGLVLVAGEITTDCYVDIPKVIREIVRNIGYTRAKFGFDADTCAVLTSINEQSPDIAQGVNLALEARTGETNDATIEAIGAGDQGMMFGYATNETKEYMPLPISLAHALSRRLAECRKMRLLPYLRPDGKSQVTVEYENDRPIRVDTVVIAAQHRPDIDMDVLRTDILDKVIKAVIPANLLDNKTRYFINPTGRFVIGGPQGDTGLTGRKIIVDTYGGMARHGGGAFSGKDPTKVDRSGAYAARYVAKNLVAAGLADRCEVQLAYAIGVARPVSIMVETYGTGKVADTEIVKLIQTNFDLRPAGIIKELNLRRPLYQQVAAYGHFGRPDLDLTWEKIDKASILRQQAGV from the coding sequence ATGACTAAAAAACTTTTAACATCTGAGTCAGTTACTGAAGGGCATCCAGATAAGATGGCAGATCAAATATCTGATGGTGTGCTGGATGCCATATTACTAAAAGACCCGTTGGCCCGGGTAGCTTGCGAAACAACGATAACCACTGGTTTAGTGCTGGTAGCCGGAGAGATTACGACCGACTGTTATGTGGATATTCCCAAGGTGATCAGAGAAATCGTCAGGAATATTGGCTATACCAGGGCGAAGTTTGGCTTTGATGCCGATACTTGTGCGGTTCTCACCTCTATTAATGAGCAATCTCCTGATATTGCACAGGGAGTTAATCTGGCTTTAGAGGCCCGAACAGGAGAAACGAATGATGCCACAATCGAGGCTATCGGGGCTGGTGACCAGGGTATGATGTTCGGCTATGCTACTAACGAAACAAAGGAGTACATGCCATTACCCATATCCCTTGCTCACGCCTTAAGCCGCAGGCTGGCAGAATGCCGGAAAATGCGCTTGTTACCTTACCTGCGACCTGATGGCAAATCCCAGGTCACAGTTGAATATGAAAATGACCGCCCAATTCGGGTGGATACTGTTGTTATTGCAGCCCAACATAGACCTGACATAGATATGGATGTTCTCAGGACTGACATTTTGGATAAAGTAATTAAGGCCGTTATTCCTGCCAACCTCCTGGATAACAAGACCAGGTATTTTATTAACCCCACCGGGCGTTTTGTTATCGGCGGGCCTCAGGGAGATACGGGTCTGACAGGGCGCAAAATAATTGTTGATACTTACGGAGGTATGGCCAGGCACGGAGGCGGGGCATTTTCCGGAAAAGATCCTACCAAGGTGGATCGCTCCGGAGCCTATGCCGCCCGCTATGTTGCCAAAAACCTGGTGGCAGCAGGGCTGGCTGACCGCTGTGAAGTCCAGCTGGCCTATGCTATCGGTGTTGCCCGCCCAGTATCTATTATGGTAGAGACCTATGGAACAGGCAAAGTAGCTGATACGGAAATAGTCAAACTAATTCAAACCAATTTCGATCTGCGGCCGGCTGGTATCATTAAAGAGCTCAATCTCAGGCGGCCACTTTACCAGCAGGTAGCGGCTTATGGCCATTTCGGCCGCCCGGACCTTGACCTGACCTGGGAAAAAATCGATAAGGCCTCTATCCTGCGCCAGCAGGCCGGAGTATAA
- a CDS encoding calcium-translocating P-type ATPase, SERCA-type, translating into MQKHRWHCLFPDQALEILGSDYKKGLSARVAEQRLQHFGPNQLEQHRGISPWQVFVNQFKNFMVVVLLAATAISGFMGEVADAITIMIIVVFNAVLGFVQEYKAEKSMEALQRITAPEAFVLRDGLELSVPASSLVPGDIIILDTGNRVPADARLLETISLEVEESMLTGESLPVRKQYELLLAENAGLGDRRNMVFMGTVVTRGRGKALVVATAMATEMGQIFGLLQQTANEPTPLQRRLDHLGRWLVGLCLAICGIVVMTGVFRGEPPYQMFLAGVSLAVAAIPEGLPAIVTVSLAIGVQKMIRRKAIIRKLPAVETLGCATVICSDKTGTLTQNEMTVTRILAGDRFLEVTGKGFAPRGEFLEQGKLVVPGEDRSLEILLTISALCNNARLKRSGMAISGLFRSKKEDSWQLTGDPTEGALLVAAAKAGIWRDSVEKEIGRLEELPFDSERKRMSVIYGKPGQSAWLYTKGAPDVILSLCDRILLNNRVISLSPELRQKISLVNEELAAGALRVLGMAYKTLPAGKPDSEALQVERDLVFVGLAGMIDPPRPAAVKAVEHSRQAGIKTVMITGDHPLTARAIARELSVPAGPGQVMTGMELDHLSDNKLAERVEDITVFARVSPKHKLRIVKALKSCGHIVAMTGDGINDAPAVKEADIGVAMGKTGTDVTKEASAMVLADDNFATIAAAVEEGRAIYDNIRKFIRYLLSCNTGEVLTMFLITLLGFPIPLLPIQILWVNLVTDGLPAMALAVDKADPDVMQRRPRKPQDSIFAQGLGWKILSRGVYIGAGTSLVFLAALFLSNGDLAVARTMAFCTLVFSQLFHVFDCKSEKYSVFQLGFFSNPYLLAAVACSVTMQLAVVYWPVFQSIFNTVPLNAFQWGLILLVAGGSTIFKGLVYYILTPVMRRFVYLRA; encoded by the coding sequence ATGCAAAAGCACAGATGGCATTGCCTTTTTCCAGACCAGGCTTTGGAGATTTTAGGCAGCGATTATAAAAAAGGCCTTTCGGCCAGAGTCGCAGAGCAAAGACTACAGCATTTCGGACCTAATCAATTAGAGCAGCACAGGGGTATTTCCCCATGGCAGGTGTTTGTTAACCAATTTAAAAATTTTATGGTGGTTGTTTTGCTGGCGGCAACTGCGATATCCGGTTTTATGGGTGAAGTAGCTGATGCCATCACCATTATGATCATTGTTGTTTTTAATGCTGTGCTCGGTTTTGTGCAGGAATATAAAGCGGAGAAATCAATGGAGGCCCTGCAGCGAATAACTGCTCCCGAAGCTTTTGTGCTGCGGGATGGTCTGGAGCTTTCCGTACCTGCCAGTTCCCTGGTGCCTGGGGACATCATCATCTTAGACACAGGCAACCGGGTGCCGGCTGATGCCCGTCTTTTGGAAACGATATCTTTGGAAGTGGAAGAATCCATGTTAACCGGGGAATCCCTGCCAGTGCGAAAACAATACGAACTGCTGCTGGCCGAAAACGCAGGTCTGGGTGACCGCAGGAATATGGTTTTCATGGGGACTGTGGTAACCAGGGGCAGAGGCAAAGCCCTGGTTGTTGCAACTGCCATGGCTACTGAAATGGGGCAAATTTTTGGGCTCCTTCAACAGACGGCTAATGAGCCCACCCCATTACAGCGCCGTCTTGATCATCTCGGCCGCTGGCTGGTTGGCCTCTGTCTGGCTATCTGTGGTATTGTAGTTATGACAGGGGTTTTCCGGGGTGAACCTCCATATCAAATGTTTTTGGCCGGAGTCAGTTTGGCTGTAGCGGCAATCCCCGAAGGGCTGCCGGCTATCGTAACTGTGTCTTTGGCCATTGGAGTGCAGAAAATGATCCGGAGAAAAGCTATTATCCGGAAACTGCCGGCTGTGGAGACTTTGGGTTGTGCCACGGTAATCTGCTCCGATAAGACAGGTACTCTGACCCAGAATGAAATGACCGTAACCCGTATCTTAGCAGGGGATCGCTTCCTGGAGGTAACCGGAAAGGGTTTTGCACCCCGGGGCGAGTTCCTGGAACAGGGTAAGTTGGTGGTGCCAGGAGAAGACAGAAGCCTGGAAATACTATTAACCATTTCAGCCTTGTGCAACAATGCCCGCCTGAAAAGGTCCGGGATGGCTATCAGCGGTCTCTTCCGTTCAAAAAAGGAGGATTCCTGGCAATTAACCGGAGATCCTACTGAAGGAGCCTTGCTGGTTGCGGCAGCCAAGGCAGGAATCTGGAGGGACAGTGTCGAAAAAGAAATTGGACGATTGGAAGAACTACCCTTCGATTCTGAACGCAAGCGGATGTCCGTCATTTATGGTAAACCGGGTCAGTCTGCTTGGCTTTACACCAAAGGAGCTCCTGATGTAATATTAAGCTTATGTGATCGAATTTTACTGAACAACAGAGTGATATCTCTTTCGCCGGAATTGCGGCAAAAGATCTCCCTGGTTAACGAAGAACTGGCTGCCGGAGCTCTTCGCGTCCTTGGTATGGCGTACAAGACTTTGCCAGCGGGCAAGCCGGACAGTGAGGCTCTTCAGGTGGAAAGAGATCTGGTCTTCGTCGGTCTTGCCGGTATGATCGACCCGCCCCGCCCAGCAGCCGTCAAGGCAGTTGAGCACTCTCGCCAGGCTGGAATTAAGACCGTGATGATCACCGGCGACCATCCCTTGACAGCTCGGGCTATTGCCCGGGAATTGAGTGTTCCGGCAGGTCCCGGCCAAGTGATGACAGGCATGGAATTGGATCATCTGTCCGACAACAAACTGGCTGAAAGGGTTGAAGACATTACTGTTTTTGCCCGGGTTTCGCCGAAACATAAGCTCCGGATTGTTAAAGCACTGAAATCCTGCGGCCATATTGTGGCCATGACCGGAGACGGCATCAATGACGCCCCTGCTGTCAAAGAGGCTGATATTGGTGTAGCTATGGGGAAGACGGGTACTGATGTGACCAAAGAAGCATCTGCAATGGTTTTGGCCGATGATAACTTTGCCACCATTGCTGCGGCTGTAGAAGAAGGCAGGGCTATTTACGATAATATTCGCAAGTTTATTCGTTATTTGCTGTCATGTAATACTGGGGAAGTATTGACCATGTTCCTGATCACCCTGCTCGGTTTTCCGATACCTCTATTACCCATTCAGATCCTATGGGTAAATCTGGTGACTGACGGTCTCCCGGCCATGGCTCTTGCTGTTGACAAAGCAGATCCGGACGTCATGCAGCGGCGTCCCCGCAAGCCGCAGGATAGTATCTTTGCCCAGGGGTTAGGATGGAAAATACTATCCAGGGGTGTCTATATCGGAGCCGGAACCTCCCTGGTGTTTTTGGCAGCCCTTTTTCTAAGTAATGGGGACTTGGCTGTTGCCCGCACCATGGCTTTTTGTACCCTGGTTTTTTCCCAGCTCTTTCATGTTTTTGATTGCAAATCGGAAAAGTATTCAGTATTCCAGTTAGGCTTCTTCTCAAATCCATACCTTTTGGCAGCGGTTGCCTGCTCTGTGACCATGCAGCTAGCTGTGGTATACTGGCCTGTTTTCCAGTCCATCTTTAATACAGTTCCGTTGAATGCTTTCCAATGGGGGTTAATCTTGTTGGTTGCTGGCGGAAGCACCATATTTAAAGGTCTGGTTTACTACATACTGACGCCGGTTATGCGGCGCTTCGTGTACTTGCGTGCTTAG
- a CDS encoding pyridoxal phosphate-dependent aminotransferase: MKTAQRLDLLQTENAFEVLAEVKKLTAAGRDIVSFAIGEPDFDTPENIKQAGIDAIKENQTHYSPAGGLPELRASIAAHYSLTRGIKVAPNHVVVTPGAKPIILYSLLACVDPGDEVIYPNPGFPIYQSLIGFLGARTVPVPVREINGQFTIDPEELKSLITDKTKMIIINSPHNPTGGVLQQEVLAAVAEIAIKNNLWILSDEIYSRIIYQDKFYSIASLPGMQERTIILDGFSKTYAMTGWRIGFGVMNDELAHWVTRIQINNESCVATFTQFAAKEAIAGSQAGSEEIIREFAVRKDLIVSELSQIPGVKCPVPKGAFYVYPNVTEVCKRMGLRNSKELQQALLHEGNVAVLPGTAFGPKNDDQEYIRLSFATSQANILEGIRRMKRILA, encoded by the coding sequence TTGAAAACAGCACAAAGACTTGATTTGCTTCAAACCGAAAATGCATTCGAAGTACTGGCTGAAGTAAAAAAACTTACGGCTGCAGGGCGGGATATCGTCAGTTTCGCTATTGGCGAGCCGGATTTTGATACGCCAGAAAACATCAAACAAGCAGGCATCGACGCAATTAAGGAAAATCAAACTCATTACAGCCCTGCCGGGGGACTGCCTGAATTAAGAGCATCCATTGCTGCCCATTACAGCCTGACCCGGGGAATAAAAGTAGCTCCTAATCATGTAGTGGTAACCCCTGGCGCGAAGCCAATTATTTTATACTCCTTGCTCGCCTGTGTAGATCCTGGGGATGAAGTAATCTACCCAAATCCTGGTTTCCCCATTTATCAATCACTGATTGGATTCCTGGGAGCCAGAACTGTTCCGGTGCCAGTCAGGGAAATTAACGGACAATTTACCATTGATCCGGAAGAGCTAAAATCTCTGATAACCGATAAGACCAAAATGATTATCATTAATTCACCCCACAACCCTACCGGAGGGGTGTTGCAACAGGAAGTGCTTGCGGCTGTAGCTGAAATTGCCATAAAAAATAACCTGTGGATTTTGTCCGATGAGATTTATTCGCGCATTATCTATCAGGATAAGTTTTACAGCATTGCCAGTTTACCCGGCATGCAGGAAAGAACCATTATTCTTGATGGCTTTTCTAAAACCTACGCCATGACCGGATGGCGGATCGGCTTTGGCGTGATGAATGACGAGCTTGCCCATTGGGTTACTCGCATCCAAATCAATAATGAGTCTTGTGTGGCGACCTTTACCCAATTTGCGGCCAAGGAAGCAATTGCCGGATCCCAGGCGGGAAGTGAAGAGATCATCCGTGAGTTTGCGGTCCGGAAGGATTTGATTGTAAGTGAGCTGTCCCAAATACCAGGTGTGAAATGCCCTGTTCCCAAAGGAGCCTTTTATGTCTACCCCAATGTAACTGAGGTTTGCAAGCGTATGGGGCTGCGAAACTCCAAGGAACTGCAGCAGGCCCTCTTGCATGAGGGAAATGTGGCGGTTCTGCCTGGTACTGCCTTCGGCCCCAAAAATGACGACCAGGAATACATCCGTCTTTCCTTCGCCACCTCCCAAGCCAACATTCTTGAGGGAATCCGCCGCATGAAGCGGATCCTGGCCTGA
- a CDS encoding DNA-directed RNA polymerase subunit omega: protein MNQPALDELINKVDSKYTLVVVAAKRARVLTEKGSYAADKSTKAVTVALNEISQRKISFERIKTGIK from the coding sequence TTGAATCAACCTGCACTGGATGAATTGATCAATAAAGTTGACAGCAAGTATACCCTGGTGGTTGTTGCTGCAAAAAGAGCCAGGGTTTTGACTGAAAAAGGAAGTTATGCCGCAGATAAATCCACCAAGGCTGTTACTGTTGCTCTAAACGAAATTTCGCAGCGGAAAATAAGTTTCGAACGGATCAAAACCGGAATCAAATAG
- a CDS encoding DUF370 domain-containing protein, which yields MDIRLINIGFGNIVSANRIIAIVSPESAPIKRIIQEARDQGVLIDATYGRRTRAVIITDSGHVVLSAVQPETVAHRLNVKETHASGHDDTD from the coding sequence ATGGATATAAGACTTATTAATATTGGGTTCGGCAACATCGTGTCAGCGAACCGGATAATCGCCATTGTCAGCCCTGAATCCGCTCCGATCAAGCGGATCATTCAGGAAGCCCGGGATCAAGGTGTCTTGATTGATGCAACCTATGGCCGCCGGACCAGGGCCGTCATCATAACCGACAGCGGTCATGTGGTTTTATCTGCTGTGCAGCCTGAAACGGTTGCCCATCGCCTGAATGTCAAGGAAACCCATGCTTCCGGCCATGATGATACCGACTAA